A single region of the Novosphingobium sp. SL115 genome encodes:
- the dcd gene encoding dCTP deaminase, whose translation MAILSDKWIREKALNEGMIEPFVESQKRDGCISYGLSSYGYDARVAPEFKIFTNVDSAVVDPKNFDGASLVDRHTDVCVIPPNSFALARTVEYFRVPRDVLVICLGKSTYARCGIIVNVTPLEPGWEGHVTLEFSNTTPLPAKIYANEGACQFLFLQGNEPCEVSYADRAGKYMGQRGVTLPRL comes from the coding sequence TTGGCCATTCTTTCCGACAAGTGGATTCGCGAAAAGGCCCTGAATGAAGGGATGATCGAGCCTTTCGTCGAGAGCCAGAAGCGGGATGGCTGCATCAGCTATGGCCTGTCGTCCTATGGCTATGACGCGCGAGTGGCCCCTGAATTCAAGATTTTCACCAATGTCGATTCCGCCGTGGTGGACCCCAAGAATTTTGACGGGGCTAGCCTTGTGGACCGCCACACCGATGTCTGTGTGATCCCGCCCAATTCGTTCGCGCTGGCCCGCACGGTCGAATATTTCCGTGTGCCGCGCGATGTGCTGGTGATCTGCCTTGGCAAGAGCACTTATGCCCGCTGCGGCATCATCGTGAACGTGACACCGCTGGAACCGGGCTGGGAAGGCCATGTTACGCTGGAGTTTTCGAATACTACCCCCCTGCCCGCCAAGATCTATGCCAACGAGGGCGCGTGCCAGTTCCTGTTCCTGCAAGGCAATGAACCTTGCGAAGTCAGCTATGCCGACC
- a CDS encoding cytidine deaminase, with translation MNEVLAQKRVALIAAARGAMDTAYAPYSGFHVGAALLFDDGAIITGANFENASYGLSLCAETVACSIAAHAGRRGGLLAVAVLGGKDGAVDAAISPCGRCRQVLNELAGLGRTDPLVLCVGANEVVEMPLSVLLPNAFGPANLA, from the coding sequence ATGAACGAGGTTTTGGCCCAAAAGCGTGTGGCGCTGATTGCTGCGGCGCGCGGGGCGATGGACACGGCCTATGCGCCCTATTCCGGGTTTCATGTGGGTGCGGCGCTATTGTTCGATGATGGCGCGATCATCACGGGCGCGAATTTCGAGAATGCCAGCTATGGTCTTTCGCTGTGCGCCGAAACCGTGGCCTGTTCGATCGCGGCCCATGCCGGGCGGCGCGGCGGATTGCTGGCGGTGGCGGTGTTGGGCGGCAAAGATGGTGCGGTGGATGCTGCGATCAGCCCTTGCGGCCGATGCCGACAGGTGCTGAACGAACTGGCGGGGCTTGGCAGGACCGATCCATTGGTATTGTGCGTGGGTGCCAATGAGGTGGTGGAAATGCCGCTTTCGGTGCTATTGCCCAACGCCTTCGGCCCAGCAAATCTGGCCTGA
- a CDS encoding glycoside hydrolase family 25 protein gives MARKQNKGRRRLLAVLLLIVLIGAGLAWWKAQIWMPARESYPVQGVWLSDDDGTVDWRMVRAEGADFAYLTASEGTSVRDASFSDGLDSARARGMQVGAVHVYDLCAPADAQAANFVTVVPRDKDLLPPAIVLDVSSRTCPEVPGEAQMQSELTTFLNQVEKHAEKPVILMISRALEKEYHLAALIDRNIWVTQDFIEPTYAGRPWVMWTASDRLRLDGVAGPVYWVVVQP, from the coding sequence ATGGCGAGAAAACAGAACAAGGGCCGCAGGCGGCTGCTGGCGGTATTGCTTCTGATCGTGCTGATTGGCGCAGGTCTGGCATGGTGGAAGGCGCAGATATGGATGCCTGCGCGGGAAAGCTATCCGGTTCAGGGCGTGTGGTTGAGCGATGATGACGGTACGGTGGATTGGCGCATGGTGCGTGCGGAGGGGGCCGATTTTGCCTATCTGACCGCTAGCGAAGGCACGTCGGTCCGCGACGCTTCGTTCAGCGATGGGCTGGATTCAGCGCGCGCACGCGGGATGCAGGTCGGCGCAGTGCATGTTTACGATCTGTGCGCCCCGGCGGACGCGCAGGCGGCGAATTTCGTGACGGTGGTTCCGCGTGACAAGGATCTGCTGCCGCCTGCCATCGTGCTGGACGTATCGTCGCGCACCTGCCCAGAAGTTCCGGGCGAAGCGCAGATGCAGAGCGAGTTGACCACGTTCCTCAACCAGGTGGAAAAGCACGCGGAAAAGCCGGTGATCCTGATGATTTCACGCGCGCTTGAGAAGGAATACCATCTGGCCGCGCTGATCGACCGCAATATCTGGGTAACGCAGGACTTTATCGAACCCACGTATGCCGGGCGCCCCTGGGTGATGTGGACGGCAAGCGACCGCTTGCGGTTGGATGGTGTGGCGGGGCCCGTGTACTGGGTGGTGGTGCAGCCATGA